In Triplophysa rosa linkage group LG7, Trosa_1v2, whole genome shotgun sequence, the following proteins share a genomic window:
- the abi2b gene encoding abl interactor 2b isoform X8, producing MAELQMLLEEEIPAGRGALLDSYANLERVAEYCESNYIQSPDKHRALEETKSYTTQSLASVAYLINTLANNVLQMLDIQASQLRRMESSINHISQTVDIHKEKVARREIGILTTNKNTSRTHKIIAPANPERPVRYIRKSIDYSQLDDVGHGVKWLLRFKVNAQNVKAGMTPRTAAPTQKPPSPPALGKGTIGRHSPYRTLEPVRPPVIPNDYVPSPTRNTAPPLQSPARTASVNQRTRTYSSSSSGSSHPSSRSSSRENSGSGSVGVPIAVPTPAPPTAFPGNGPHFYSMTRPMTRHATPSVGGSLPYRRPSSVTGQPNNNMPQNTNPNMIENQLNGGPHYNQNQAPMAPPPPSILQITPQLPLMGFVARVQETISDAPPPPPPAGEAEFEEATPPPPPPENYEDDEGDDEEESAVVEYSDPYAEEDPPWAPRSYLEKVVAIYDYMCDKEDELSFQEGAIIYVIKKNDDGWFEGVMSGTTGLFPGNYVESIMHYAD from the exons TCTCCAGATAAGCACAGAGCTCTTGAAGAAACCAAAAGCTACACCACTCAGTCTCTGGCCAGTGTTGCGTATCTGATCAACACTCTCGCCAACAATGTGCTCCAGATGCTGGACATACAGGCGTCCCAGCTGCGCCGCATGGAGTCCTCCATCAACCACATCTCACAG ACGGTGGACATCCATAAAGAGAAGGTGGCCAGACGAGAGATCGGCATCCTCACCACCAATAAGAACACTTCTCGCACACACAAGATCATCGCACCAGCCAATCCCGAGAGGCCTGTACGCTACATCCGCAAGTCCATTGACTACAGTCAGCTTGATGACGTAGGCCACGGCGTGAAG TGGTTACTAAGGTTTAAG GTCAACGCCCAGAATGTGAAAGCGGGTATGACTCCACGCACAGCTGCTCCTACCCAGAAACCCCCCAGTCCCCCCGCTCTGGGCAAAGGCACCATTGG GCGACACTCCCCTTACCGGACGCTCGAGCCAGTGCGTCCACCCGTCATCCCTAACGACTATGTGCCGAGTCCAACACGCAACACCGCACCTCCCCTGCAGAGCCCGGCTAGAACTGCATCTGTAAATCAGAGGACCCGCACGTACAg cagcagcagcagtggCAGCAGTCACCCCAGCAGTCGCAGCAGCAGCAGAGAGAACAGTGGGAGTGGAAGTGTGGGCGTGCCTATCGCTGTGCCAACCCCTGCCCCGCCCACGGCCTTTCCTG GCAACGGCCCTCACTTTTACAGTATGACCCGGCCAATGACGCGCCACGCCACACCCTCTGTGGGAGGTTCCCTGCCGTATCGCCGGCCGTCATCAGTTACTGGACAGCCTAACAACAACATGCCTCAGAACACAAATCCAAACATGATCGAAAACCAACTGAATGGAGGACCACACTACAACCAAAACCAAG CCCCTATGGCCCCTCCGCCCCCTTCTATTCTCCAGATCACTCCTCAGCTCCCGCTCATGGGTTTTGTGGCTCGGGTTCAGGAGACCA TTTCAGACGCTCCTCCTCCCCCGCCCCCTGCAGGAGAGGCGGAGTTTGAGGAAGCGACCCCGCCCCCACCTCCTCCGGAGAATTATGAGGATGACGAGGGTGATGATGAGGAAGAGTCAGCAGTGGTGGAGTACAGCGATCCGTACGCTGAAGAGGACCCGCCGTGGGCTCCTCGCAGTTACCTGGAGAAAG TGGTGGCGATTTACGACTACATGTGCGATAAAGAAGACGAGCTGTCCTTCCAGGAGGGGGCGATCATTTACGTGATCAAAAAGAACGACGACGGCTGGTTCGAGGGTGTGATGAGCGGCACCACGGGCCTCTTCCCCGGGAACTACGTGGAGTCCATCATGCACTACGCCGACTGA
- the abi2b gene encoding abl interactor 2b isoform X5, whose amino-acid sequence MAELQMLLEEEIPAGRGALLDSYANLERVAEYCESNYIQSPDKHRALEETKSYTTQSLASVAYLINTLANNVLQMLDIQASQLRRMESSINHISQTVDIHKEKVARREIGILTTNKNTSRTHKIIAPANPERPVRYIRKSIDYSQLDDVGHGVKWLLRFKVNAQNVKAGMTPRTAAPTQKPPSPPALGKGTIGSSSSGSSHPSSRSSSRENSGSGSVGVPIAVPTPAPPTAFPGLTPGPPKPPPSVTIPAPPVPLPPPTPEPVPPAPAPTPAPTPALPAEGPPEIPPPPQLPLTLPVTTNTSLAAATSTPAQGNGPHFYSMTRPMTRHATPSVGGSLPYRRPSSVTGQPNNNMPQNTNPNMIENQLNGGPHYNQNQAPMAPPPPSILQITPQLPLMGFVARVQETISDAPPPPPPAGEAEFEEATPPPPPPENYEDDEGDDEEESAVVEYSDPYAEEDPPWAPRSYLEKVVAIYDYMCDKEDELSFQEGAIIYVIKKNDDGWFEGVMSGTTGLFPGNYVESIMHYAD is encoded by the exons TCTCCAGATAAGCACAGAGCTCTTGAAGAAACCAAAAGCTACACCACTCAGTCTCTGGCCAGTGTTGCGTATCTGATCAACACTCTCGCCAACAATGTGCTCCAGATGCTGGACATACAGGCGTCCCAGCTGCGCCGCATGGAGTCCTCCATCAACCACATCTCACAG ACGGTGGACATCCATAAAGAGAAGGTGGCCAGACGAGAGATCGGCATCCTCACCACCAATAAGAACACTTCTCGCACACACAAGATCATCGCACCAGCCAATCCCGAGAGGCCTGTACGCTACATCCGCAAGTCCATTGACTACAGTCAGCTTGATGACGTAGGCCACGGCGTGAAG TGGTTACTAAGGTTTAAG GTCAACGCCCAGAATGTGAAAGCGGGTATGACTCCACGCACAGCTGCTCCTACCCAGAAACCCCCCAGTCCCCCCGCTCTGGGCAAAGGCACCATTGG cagcagcagcagtggCAGCAGTCACCCCAGCAGTCGCAGCAGCAGCAGAGAGAACAGTGGGAGTGGAAGTGTGGGCGTGCCTATCGCTGTGCCAACCCCTGCCCCGCCCACGGCCTTTCCTG GTTTAACACCTGGCCCTCCCAAACCTCCCCCGAGCGTTACCATCCCCGCTCCTCCCGTTCCTCTGCCTCCTCCCACCCCCGAGCCAGTGCCCCCCGCCCCAGCCCCCACCCCAGCCCCCACCCCTGCTCTGCCAGCAGAGGGCCCTCCTGAGATACCACCCCCCCCACAACTGCCCCTCACCCTCCCCGTTACCACCAACACCAGCCTTGCTGCTGCAACTAGCACCCCCGCTCAAG GCAACGGCCCTCACTTTTACAGTATGACCCGGCCAATGACGCGCCACGCCACACCCTCTGTGGGAGGTTCCCTGCCGTATCGCCGGCCGTCATCAGTTACTGGACAGCCTAACAACAACATGCCTCAGAACACAAATCCAAACATGATCGAAAACCAACTGAATGGAGGACCACACTACAACCAAAACCAAG CCCCTATGGCCCCTCCGCCCCCTTCTATTCTCCAGATCACTCCTCAGCTCCCGCTCATGGGTTTTGTGGCTCGGGTTCAGGAGACCA TTTCAGACGCTCCTCCTCCCCCGCCCCCTGCAGGAGAGGCGGAGTTTGAGGAAGCGACCCCGCCCCCACCTCCTCCGGAGAATTATGAGGATGACGAGGGTGATGATGAGGAAGAGTCAGCAGTGGTGGAGTACAGCGATCCGTACGCTGAAGAGGACCCGCCGTGGGCTCCTCGCAGTTACCTGGAGAAAG TGGTGGCGATTTACGACTACATGTGCGATAAAGAAGACGAGCTGTCCTTCCAGGAGGGGGCGATCATTTACGTGATCAAAAAGAACGACGACGGCTGGTTCGAGGGTGTGATGAGCGGCACCACGGGCCTCTTCCCCGGGAACTACGTGGAGTCCATCATGCACTACGCCGACTGA
- the abi2b gene encoding abl interactor 2b isoform X1: MAELQMLLEEEIPAGRGALLDSYANLERVAEYCESNYIQSPDKHRALEETKSYTTQSLASVAYLINTLANNVLQMLDIQASQLRRMESSINHISQTVDIHKEKVARREIGILTTNKNTSRTHKIIAPANPERPVRYIRKSIDYSQLDDVGHGVKWLLRFKVNAQNVKAGMTPRTAAPTQKPPSPPALGKGTIGRHSPYRTLEPVRPPVIPNDYVPSPTRNTAPPLQSPARTASVNQRTRTYSSSSSGSSHPSSRSSSRENSGSGSVGVPIAVPTPAPPTAFPGLTPGPPKPPPSVTIPAPPVPLPPPTPEPVPPAPAPTPAPTPALPAEGPPEIPPPPQLPLTLPVTTNTSLAAATSTPAQGNGPHFYSMTRPMTRHATPSVGGSLPYRRPSSVTGQPNNNMPQNTNPNMIENQLNGGPHYNQNQAPMAPPPPSILQITPQLPLMGFVARVQETISDAPPPPPPAGEAEFEEATPPPPPPENYEDDEGDDEEESAVVEYSDPYAEEDPPWAPRSYLEKVVAIYDYMCDKEDELSFQEGAIIYVIKKNDDGWFEGVMSGTTGLFPGNYVESIMHYAD; encoded by the exons TCTCCAGATAAGCACAGAGCTCTTGAAGAAACCAAAAGCTACACCACTCAGTCTCTGGCCAGTGTTGCGTATCTGATCAACACTCTCGCCAACAATGTGCTCCAGATGCTGGACATACAGGCGTCCCAGCTGCGCCGCATGGAGTCCTCCATCAACCACATCTCACAG ACGGTGGACATCCATAAAGAGAAGGTGGCCAGACGAGAGATCGGCATCCTCACCACCAATAAGAACACTTCTCGCACACACAAGATCATCGCACCAGCCAATCCCGAGAGGCCTGTACGCTACATCCGCAAGTCCATTGACTACAGTCAGCTTGATGACGTAGGCCACGGCGTGAAG TGGTTACTAAGGTTTAAG GTCAACGCCCAGAATGTGAAAGCGGGTATGACTCCACGCACAGCTGCTCCTACCCAGAAACCCCCCAGTCCCCCCGCTCTGGGCAAAGGCACCATTGG GCGACACTCCCCTTACCGGACGCTCGAGCCAGTGCGTCCACCCGTCATCCCTAACGACTATGTGCCGAGTCCAACACGCAACACCGCACCTCCCCTGCAGAGCCCGGCTAGAACTGCATCTGTAAATCAGAGGACCCGCACGTACAg cagcagcagcagtggCAGCAGTCACCCCAGCAGTCGCAGCAGCAGCAGAGAGAACAGTGGGAGTGGAAGTGTGGGCGTGCCTATCGCTGTGCCAACCCCTGCCCCGCCCACGGCCTTTCCTG GTTTAACACCTGGCCCTCCCAAACCTCCCCCGAGCGTTACCATCCCCGCTCCTCCCGTTCCTCTGCCTCCTCCCACCCCCGAGCCAGTGCCCCCCGCCCCAGCCCCCACCCCAGCCCCCACCCCTGCTCTGCCAGCAGAGGGCCCTCCTGAGATACCACCCCCCCCACAACTGCCCCTCACCCTCCCCGTTACCACCAACACCAGCCTTGCTGCTGCAACTAGCACCCCCGCTCAAG GCAACGGCCCTCACTTTTACAGTATGACCCGGCCAATGACGCGCCACGCCACACCCTCTGTGGGAGGTTCCCTGCCGTATCGCCGGCCGTCATCAGTTACTGGACAGCCTAACAACAACATGCCTCAGAACACAAATCCAAACATGATCGAAAACCAACTGAATGGAGGACCACACTACAACCAAAACCAAG CCCCTATGGCCCCTCCGCCCCCTTCTATTCTCCAGATCACTCCTCAGCTCCCGCTCATGGGTTTTGTGGCTCGGGTTCAGGAGACCA TTTCAGACGCTCCTCCTCCCCCGCCCCCTGCAGGAGAGGCGGAGTTTGAGGAAGCGACCCCGCCCCCACCTCCTCCGGAGAATTATGAGGATGACGAGGGTGATGATGAGGAAGAGTCAGCAGTGGTGGAGTACAGCGATCCGTACGCTGAAGAGGACCCGCCGTGGGCTCCTCGCAGTTACCTGGAGAAAG TGGTGGCGATTTACGACTACATGTGCGATAAAGAAGACGAGCTGTCCTTCCAGGAGGGGGCGATCATTTACGTGATCAAAAAGAACGACGACGGCTGGTTCGAGGGTGTGATGAGCGGCACCACGGGCCTCTTCCCCGGGAACTACGTGGAGTCCATCATGCACTACGCCGACTGA
- the abi2b gene encoding abl interactor 2b isoform X13, which yields MAELQMLLEEEIPAGRGALLDSYANLERVAEYCESNYIQSPDKHRALEETKSYTTQSLASVAYLINTLANNVLQMLDIQASQLRRMESSINHISQTVDIHKEKVARREIGILTTNKNTSRTHKIIAPANPERPVRYIRKSIDYSQLDDVGHGVKVNAQNVKAGMTPRTAAPTQKPPSPPALGKGTIGRHSPYRTLEPVRPPVIPNDYVPSPTRNTAPPLQSPARTASVNQRTRTYSSSSGSSHPSSRSSSRENSGSGSVGVPIAVPTPAPPTAFPGNGPHFYSMTRPMTRHATPSVGGSLPYRRPSSVTGQPNNNMPQNTNPNMIENQLNGGPHYNQNQVSDAPPPPPPAGEAEFEEATPPPPPPENYEDDEGDDEEESAVVEYSDPYAEEDPPWAPRSYLEKVVAIYDYMCDKEDELSFQEGAIIYVIKKNDDGWFEGVMSGTTGLFPGNYVESIMHYAD from the exons TCTCCAGATAAGCACAGAGCTCTTGAAGAAACCAAAAGCTACACCACTCAGTCTCTGGCCAGTGTTGCGTATCTGATCAACACTCTCGCCAACAATGTGCTCCAGATGCTGGACATACAGGCGTCCCAGCTGCGCCGCATGGAGTCCTCCATCAACCACATCTCACAG ACGGTGGACATCCATAAAGAGAAGGTGGCCAGACGAGAGATCGGCATCCTCACCACCAATAAGAACACTTCTCGCACACACAAGATCATCGCACCAGCCAATCCCGAGAGGCCTGTACGCTACATCCGCAAGTCCATTGACTACAGTCAGCTTGATGACGTAGGCCACGGCGTGAAG GTCAACGCCCAGAATGTGAAAGCGGGTATGACTCCACGCACAGCTGCTCCTACCCAGAAACCCCCCAGTCCCCCCGCTCTGGGCAAAGGCACCATTGG GCGACACTCCCCTTACCGGACGCTCGAGCCAGTGCGTCCACCCGTCATCCCTAACGACTATGTGCCGAGTCCAACACGCAACACCGCACCTCCCCTGCAGAGCCCGGCTAGAACTGCATCTGTAAATCAGAGGACCCGCACGTACAg cagcagcagtggCAGCAGTCACCCCAGCAGTCGCAGCAGCAGCAGAGAGAACAGTGGGAGTGGAAGTGTGGGCGTGCCTATCGCTGTGCCAACCCCTGCCCCGCCCACGGCCTTTCCTG GCAACGGCCCTCACTTTTACAGTATGACCCGGCCAATGACGCGCCACGCCACACCCTCTGTGGGAGGTTCCCTGCCGTATCGCCGGCCGTCATCAGTTACTGGACAGCCTAACAACAACATGCCTCAGAACACAAATCCAAACATGATCGAAAACCAACTGAATGGAGGACCACACTACAACCAAAACCAAG TTTCAGACGCTCCTCCTCCCCCGCCCCCTGCAGGAGAGGCGGAGTTTGAGGAAGCGACCCCGCCCCCACCTCCTCCGGAGAATTATGAGGATGACGAGGGTGATGATGAGGAAGAGTCAGCAGTGGTGGAGTACAGCGATCCGTACGCTGAAGAGGACCCGCCGTGGGCTCCTCGCAGTTACCTGGAGAAAG TGGTGGCGATTTACGACTACATGTGCGATAAAGAAGACGAGCTGTCCTTCCAGGAGGGGGCGATCATTTACGTGATCAAAAAGAACGACGACGGCTGGTTCGAGGGTGTGATGAGCGGCACCACGGGCCTCTTCCCCGGGAACTACGTGGAGTCCATCATGCACTACGCCGACTGA
- the abi2b gene encoding abl interactor 2b isoform X7, whose amino-acid sequence MAELQMLLEEEIPAGRGALLDSYANLERVAEYCESNYIQSPDKHRALEETKSYTTQSLASVAYLINTLANNVLQMLDIQASQLRRMESSINHISQTVDIHKEKVARREIGILTTNKNTSRTHKIIAPANPERPVRYIRKSIDYSQLDDVGHGVKVNAQNVKAGMTPRTAAPTQKPPSPPALGKGTIGSSSSGSSHPSSRSSSRENSGSGSVGVPIAVPTPAPPTAFPGLTPGPPKPPPSVTIPAPPVPLPPPTPEPVPPAPAPTPAPTPALPAEGPPEIPPPPQLPLTLPVTTNTSLAAATSTPAQGNGPHFYSMTRPMTRHATPSVGGSLPYRRPSSVTGQPNNNMPQNTNPNMIENQLNGGPHYNQNQAPMAPPPPSILQITPQLPLMGFVARVQETISDAPPPPPPAGEAEFEEATPPPPPPENYEDDEGDDEEESAVVEYSDPYAEEDPPWAPRSYLEKVVAIYDYMCDKEDELSFQEGAIIYVIKKNDDGWFEGVMSGTTGLFPGNYVESIMHYAD is encoded by the exons TCTCCAGATAAGCACAGAGCTCTTGAAGAAACCAAAAGCTACACCACTCAGTCTCTGGCCAGTGTTGCGTATCTGATCAACACTCTCGCCAACAATGTGCTCCAGATGCTGGACATACAGGCGTCCCAGCTGCGCCGCATGGAGTCCTCCATCAACCACATCTCACAG ACGGTGGACATCCATAAAGAGAAGGTGGCCAGACGAGAGATCGGCATCCTCACCACCAATAAGAACACTTCTCGCACACACAAGATCATCGCACCAGCCAATCCCGAGAGGCCTGTACGCTACATCCGCAAGTCCATTGACTACAGTCAGCTTGATGACGTAGGCCACGGCGTGAAG GTCAACGCCCAGAATGTGAAAGCGGGTATGACTCCACGCACAGCTGCTCCTACCCAGAAACCCCCCAGTCCCCCCGCTCTGGGCAAAGGCACCATTGG cagcagcagcagtggCAGCAGTCACCCCAGCAGTCGCAGCAGCAGCAGAGAGAACAGTGGGAGTGGAAGTGTGGGCGTGCCTATCGCTGTGCCAACCCCTGCCCCGCCCACGGCCTTTCCTG GTTTAACACCTGGCCCTCCCAAACCTCCCCCGAGCGTTACCATCCCCGCTCCTCCCGTTCCTCTGCCTCCTCCCACCCCCGAGCCAGTGCCCCCCGCCCCAGCCCCCACCCCAGCCCCCACCCCTGCTCTGCCAGCAGAGGGCCCTCCTGAGATACCACCCCCCCCACAACTGCCCCTCACCCTCCCCGTTACCACCAACACCAGCCTTGCTGCTGCAACTAGCACCCCCGCTCAAG GCAACGGCCCTCACTTTTACAGTATGACCCGGCCAATGACGCGCCACGCCACACCCTCTGTGGGAGGTTCCCTGCCGTATCGCCGGCCGTCATCAGTTACTGGACAGCCTAACAACAACATGCCTCAGAACACAAATCCAAACATGATCGAAAACCAACTGAATGGAGGACCACACTACAACCAAAACCAAG CCCCTATGGCCCCTCCGCCCCCTTCTATTCTCCAGATCACTCCTCAGCTCCCGCTCATGGGTTTTGTGGCTCGGGTTCAGGAGACCA TTTCAGACGCTCCTCCTCCCCCGCCCCCTGCAGGAGAGGCGGAGTTTGAGGAAGCGACCCCGCCCCCACCTCCTCCGGAGAATTATGAGGATGACGAGGGTGATGATGAGGAAGAGTCAGCAGTGGTGGAGTACAGCGATCCGTACGCTGAAGAGGACCCGCCGTGGGCTCCTCGCAGTTACCTGGAGAAAG TGGTGGCGATTTACGACTACATGTGCGATAAAGAAGACGAGCTGTCCTTCCAGGAGGGGGCGATCATTTACGTGATCAAAAAGAACGACGACGGCTGGTTCGAGGGTGTGATGAGCGGCACCACGGGCCTCTTCCCCGGGAACTACGTGGAGTCCATCATGCACTACGCCGACTGA
- the abi2b gene encoding abl interactor 2b isoform X15, translating into MAELQMLLEEEIPAGRGALLDSYANLERVAEYCESNYIQSPDKHRALEETKSYTTQSLASVAYLINTLANNVLQMLDIQASQLRRMESSINHISQTVDIHKEKVARREIGILTTNKNTSRTHKIIAPANPERPVRYIRKSIDYSQLDDVGHGVKVNAQNVKAGMTPRTAAPTQKPPSPPALGKGTIGSSSSGSSHPSSRSSSRENSGSGSVGVPIAVPTPAPPTAFPGNGPHFYSMTRPMTRHATPSVGGSLPYRRPSSVTGQPNNNMPQNTNPNMIENQLNGGPHYNQNQAPMAPPPPSILQITPQLPLMGFVARVQETISDAPPPPPPAGEAEFEEATPPPPPPENYEDDEGDDEEESAVVEYSDPYAEEDPPWAPRSYLEKVVAIYDYMCDKEDELSFQEGAIIYVIKKNDDGWFEGVMSGTTGLFPGNYVESIMHYAD; encoded by the exons TCTCCAGATAAGCACAGAGCTCTTGAAGAAACCAAAAGCTACACCACTCAGTCTCTGGCCAGTGTTGCGTATCTGATCAACACTCTCGCCAACAATGTGCTCCAGATGCTGGACATACAGGCGTCCCAGCTGCGCCGCATGGAGTCCTCCATCAACCACATCTCACAG ACGGTGGACATCCATAAAGAGAAGGTGGCCAGACGAGAGATCGGCATCCTCACCACCAATAAGAACACTTCTCGCACACACAAGATCATCGCACCAGCCAATCCCGAGAGGCCTGTACGCTACATCCGCAAGTCCATTGACTACAGTCAGCTTGATGACGTAGGCCACGGCGTGAAG GTCAACGCCCAGAATGTGAAAGCGGGTATGACTCCACGCACAGCTGCTCCTACCCAGAAACCCCCCAGTCCCCCCGCTCTGGGCAAAGGCACCATTGG cagcagcagcagtggCAGCAGTCACCCCAGCAGTCGCAGCAGCAGCAGAGAGAACAGTGGGAGTGGAAGTGTGGGCGTGCCTATCGCTGTGCCAACCCCTGCCCCGCCCACGGCCTTTCCTG GCAACGGCCCTCACTTTTACAGTATGACCCGGCCAATGACGCGCCACGCCACACCCTCTGTGGGAGGTTCCCTGCCGTATCGCCGGCCGTCATCAGTTACTGGACAGCCTAACAACAACATGCCTCAGAACACAAATCCAAACATGATCGAAAACCAACTGAATGGAGGACCACACTACAACCAAAACCAAG CCCCTATGGCCCCTCCGCCCCCTTCTATTCTCCAGATCACTCCTCAGCTCCCGCTCATGGGTTTTGTGGCTCGGGTTCAGGAGACCA TTTCAGACGCTCCTCCTCCCCCGCCCCCTGCAGGAGAGGCGGAGTTTGAGGAAGCGACCCCGCCCCCACCTCCTCCGGAGAATTATGAGGATGACGAGGGTGATGATGAGGAAGAGTCAGCAGTGGTGGAGTACAGCGATCCGTACGCTGAAGAGGACCCGCCGTGGGCTCCTCGCAGTTACCTGGAGAAAG TGGTGGCGATTTACGACTACATGTGCGATAAAGAAGACGAGCTGTCCTTCCAGGAGGGGGCGATCATTTACGTGATCAAAAAGAACGACGACGGCTGGTTCGAGGGTGTGATGAGCGGCACCACGGGCCTCTTCCCCGGGAACTACGTGGAGTCCATCATGCACTACGCCGACTGA
- the abi2b gene encoding abl interactor 2b isoform X16 encodes MAELQMLLEEEIPAGRGALLDSYANLERVAEYCESNYIQSPDKHRALEETKSYTTQSLASVAYLINTLANNVLQMLDIQASQLRRMESSINHISQTVDIHKEKVARREIGILTTNKNTSRTHKIIAPANPERPVRYIRKSIDYSQLDDVGHGVKWLLRFKVNAQNVKAGMTPRTAAPTQKPPSPPALGKGTIGSSSSGSSHPSSRSSSRENSGSGSVGVPIAVPTPAPPTAFPGLTPGPPKPPPSVTIPAPPVPLPPPTPEPVPPAPAPTPAPTPALPAEGPPEIPPPPQLPLTLPVTTNTSLAAATSTPAQGNGPHFYSMTRPMTRHATPSVGGSLPYRRPSSVTGQPNNNMPQNTNPNMIENQLNGGPHYNQNQVSDAPPPPPPAGEAEFEEATPPPPPPENYEDDEGDDEEESAVVEYSDPYAEEDPPWAPRSYLEKVVAIYDYMCDKEDELSFQEGAIIYVIKKNDDGWFEGVMSGTTGLFPGNYVESIMHYAD; translated from the exons TCTCCAGATAAGCACAGAGCTCTTGAAGAAACCAAAAGCTACACCACTCAGTCTCTGGCCAGTGTTGCGTATCTGATCAACACTCTCGCCAACAATGTGCTCCAGATGCTGGACATACAGGCGTCCCAGCTGCGCCGCATGGAGTCCTCCATCAACCACATCTCACAG ACGGTGGACATCCATAAAGAGAAGGTGGCCAGACGAGAGATCGGCATCCTCACCACCAATAAGAACACTTCTCGCACACACAAGATCATCGCACCAGCCAATCCCGAGAGGCCTGTACGCTACATCCGCAAGTCCATTGACTACAGTCAGCTTGATGACGTAGGCCACGGCGTGAAG TGGTTACTAAGGTTTAAG GTCAACGCCCAGAATGTGAAAGCGGGTATGACTCCACGCACAGCTGCTCCTACCCAGAAACCCCCCAGTCCCCCCGCTCTGGGCAAAGGCACCATTGG cagcagcagcagtggCAGCAGTCACCCCAGCAGTCGCAGCAGCAGCAGAGAGAACAGTGGGAGTGGAAGTGTGGGCGTGCCTATCGCTGTGCCAACCCCTGCCCCGCCCACGGCCTTTCCTG GTTTAACACCTGGCCCTCCCAAACCTCCCCCGAGCGTTACCATCCCCGCTCCTCCCGTTCCTCTGCCTCCTCCCACCCCCGAGCCAGTGCCCCCCGCCCCAGCCCCCACCCCAGCCCCCACCCCTGCTCTGCCAGCAGAGGGCCCTCCTGAGATACCACCCCCCCCACAACTGCCCCTCACCCTCCCCGTTACCACCAACACCAGCCTTGCTGCTGCAACTAGCACCCCCGCTCAAG GCAACGGCCCTCACTTTTACAGTATGACCCGGCCAATGACGCGCCACGCCACACCCTCTGTGGGAGGTTCCCTGCCGTATCGCCGGCCGTCATCAGTTACTGGACAGCCTAACAACAACATGCCTCAGAACACAAATCCAAACATGATCGAAAACCAACTGAATGGAGGACCACACTACAACCAAAACCAAG TTTCAGACGCTCCTCCTCCCCCGCCCCCTGCAGGAGAGGCGGAGTTTGAGGAAGCGACCCCGCCCCCACCTCCTCCGGAGAATTATGAGGATGACGAGGGTGATGATGAGGAAGAGTCAGCAGTGGTGGAGTACAGCGATCCGTACGCTGAAGAGGACCCGCCGTGGGCTCCTCGCAGTTACCTGGAGAAAG TGGTGGCGATTTACGACTACATGTGCGATAAAGAAGACGAGCTGTCCTTCCAGGAGGGGGCGATCATTTACGTGATCAAAAAGAACGACGACGGCTGGTTCGAGGGTGTGATGAGCGGCACCACGGGCCTCTTCCCCGGGAACTACGTGGAGTCCATCATGCACTACGCCGACTGA